Proteins from one Chitinophaga oryzae genomic window:
- a CDS encoding NAD(P)H-dependent oxidoreductase, with amino-acid sequence MKKILIINGHPDRESYNTQLQEAYKTGALQAGADVTEIHLGSLQFDPNLRYGYRKRMELEPDLLDAWEKIKAAQHIVWVFPVWWGSLPALMKGFFDRLFLPGLAFSYRENSMLIDKKLKGKTSRLICTMDTPVWFHNLYYQATGVRAVRSQILRFCGLKITGTTYIAPIKHIKPGGKEKGLQKVKTLGQRLC; translated from the coding sequence ATGAAAAAGATATTGATCATCAACGGTCACCCTGACCGTGAAAGCTACAACACGCAACTACAGGAAGCCTATAAAACCGGCGCGCTGCAAGCCGGCGCCGACGTGACGGAGATACACCTCGGCTCGCTGCAGTTCGATCCCAACCTGCGCTACGGTTACCGCAAAAGAATGGAGCTGGAACCGGACCTGCTGGATGCCTGGGAGAAAATTAAAGCGGCTCAGCATATTGTATGGGTGTTCCCCGTGTGGTGGGGTTCCCTGCCCGCGCTCATGAAAGGTTTTTTTGACCGGCTTTTCCTACCGGGACTGGCCTTCAGCTACCGGGAAAACAGTATGCTGATCGATAAGAAACTAAAAGGCAAAACATCCCGCCTCATCTGTACCATGGACACGCCCGTCTGGTTCCATAACCTGTATTACCAGGCTACCGGCGTGCGGGCTGTCCGCAGCCAGATACTGCGTTTCTGCGGACTCAAAATAACAGGGACTACTTACATAGCCCCTATTAAACACATCAAACCGGGAGGTAAAGAAAAAGGCCTGCAGAAAGTGAAAACCCTCGGGCAACGTTTATGCTAG
- a CDS encoding SDR family NAD(P)-dependent oxidoreductase, with the protein MTTTSKVAIVTGAGQGIGFEICRQLAANGIAVILNDMDAPLANAATNTIINENGRCTAFPGDASDPAFIQQMVNAAVEQYGGLDIVIANAGITLFGDFFTYTPDAFRRVMQVNLAGTFFLAQAAANQMKKQQRGGAILFTSSVTGHQAHKDLAAYGMSKAALEMLAKNLVIELSPYKITVNAIAPGATLTERTMSEPGYADTWSKLTPMGRAATTADIAQAALFLVSEQARHITGQSLVIDGGWTSTSPQP; encoded by the coding sequence ATGACAACAACATCCAAAGTGGCCATCGTTACCGGCGCCGGCCAGGGCATCGGTTTTGAGATCTGCCGGCAACTGGCTGCCAACGGCATCGCCGTCATCCTCAATGATATGGACGCCCCGCTGGCCAACGCCGCCACCAACACCATCATCAATGAAAACGGCCGCTGCACCGCCTTCCCCGGCGACGCCAGCGACCCGGCCTTTATTCAGCAGATGGTAAATGCCGCCGTGGAGCAATACGGCGGCCTCGATATCGTGATCGCCAACGCAGGCATCACCCTGTTCGGCGACTTCTTCACCTACACGCCGGATGCATTCCGGCGCGTGATGCAGGTCAACCTCGCCGGCACTTTTTTCCTCGCGCAGGCAGCCGCCAACCAGATGAAAAAACAACAACGCGGCGGCGCTATCCTCTTCACCTCTTCGGTGACCGGCCACCAGGCACACAAGGACCTGGCAGCCTACGGGATGAGTAAGGCCGCGCTGGAAATGCTCGCTAAAAATCTCGTGATTGAATTGTCTCCCTATAAGATCACCGTCAACGCCATCGCACCCGGCGCCACGCTCACCGAAAGGACCATGTCCGAACCCGGTTACGCCGACACCTGGTCAAAACTGACGCCCATGGGCCGCGCAGCCACTACCGCGGATATTGCACAGGCGGCGCTGTTCCTCGTGTCCGAACAGGCACGCCACATCACCGGCCAAAGCCTCGTGATCGACGGCGGCTGGACAAGCACCAGCCCGCAACCCTGA
- a CDS encoding VOC family protein, with translation MKIPAGHHAAMPYLMLENARDFQAFVEAVFPATLSHMSFHDDKLVRHAEFQIGDSTIMFCNARDKWTAQPGQVFIYVDDADSSYQAALGHGATSVMELSDQPYGRTCGVKDPCGNTWWITSVK, from the coding sequence ATGAAGATTCCAGCAGGGCATCATGCCGCTATGCCTTATCTCATGCTCGAAAATGCACGTGACTTCCAGGCCTTTGTGGAGGCAGTGTTTCCGGCCACGCTCAGCCACATGAGTTTTCACGACGACAAACTGGTCCGCCATGCGGAATTTCAGATCGGCGACAGCACCATTATGTTCTGTAATGCCCGCGACAAATGGACAGCACAGCCGGGCCAGGTGTTCATTTATGTGGACGATGCCGACAGCAGCTACCAGGCTGCGCTCGGCCACGGAGCCACCAGCGTGATGGAGTTGAGTGATCAGCCCTATGGCAGGACCTGCGGGGTAAAAGATCCGTGTGGCAACACCTGGTGGATTACCTCGGTAAAATAA
- a CDS encoding helix-turn-helix domain-containing protein, with product MHYQTIRPSARFRSIVRFYWVLESDRPYTHHSMADMCPELLFHYHGLFDELLPNGGRDVSFSAGIHGQSQTTRKFHINSGFGMFGVYLYPQAIPLLFNMPASEMTNQMPDLHTLLARTGLQLEEKMALAISHAQRVSILETFLEQRLSRQDNVQPPVFRAIQTIIETQGMAPVKQLAQDHYLSTRQFERQFRHYAGFSPKMFSRIARFHAAIRRYGPNAPSLTQIALDCGYYDQSHFIHDFREFSGEHPKAFFSGRSGATAWMD from the coding sequence ATGCATTACCAGACCATACGGCCATCGGCCCGGTTTCGCAGCATAGTGAGATTCTACTGGGTACTGGAGAGTGACCGGCCTTACACCCATCACTCCATGGCAGACATGTGCCCGGAACTGCTGTTTCACTACCATGGCCTGTTTGATGAGCTGCTGCCCAACGGCGGAAGGGACGTTTCGTTTTCTGCCGGTATCCACGGCCAGAGCCAGACCACCCGTAAGTTCCATATCAACAGCGGCTTCGGCATGTTCGGGGTTTATCTTTATCCGCAGGCGATTCCACTGCTTTTTAACATGCCGGCCAGCGAGATGACCAACCAGATGCCGGACCTGCACACTTTACTGGCACGGACAGGCCTACAGCTGGAAGAAAAAATGGCGCTCGCCATCAGCCATGCGCAAAGGGTTTCCATACTGGAAACATTTTTGGAACAGCGGTTGTCCCGGCAGGACAATGTACAACCGCCGGTCTTCCGCGCTATACAGACGATCATTGAAACCCAGGGCATGGCGCCGGTAAAACAACTGGCGCAGGACCACTACCTGTCTACCCGGCAGTTTGAAAGACAGTTCCGGCACTATGCCGGCTTCAGCCCCAAAATGTTTTCGCGTATCGCACGCTTCCACGCGGCCATCCGGCGATACGGCCCCAACGCACCGTCACTCACACAGATAGCGCTGGATTGTGGTTATTACGACCAGTCGCATTTCATCCATGATTTCAGGGAGTTCTCCGGCGAACACCCGAAAGCCTTTTTCTCCGGCCGTTCCGGCGCCACTGCCTGGATGGATTAA
- the nudK gene encoding GDP-mannose pyrophosphatase NudK: protein MTPRIKIIETSVLSNNWYTLKKITYDYRKRNGDWEQQSREAYDRGNGAVVLLYNKAQQTVVLTRQFRMPTYLNGNDDGMLIEACAGLLDKSNPEDCIRREAEEETGYRITDVQKIFEAYMSPGSVTEILYFFVASYDNTMKINDGGGLEDEQEEIEVLEIPFKKALEMVADGRIRDAKTIMLLQYAQLHQLL from the coding sequence ATGACACCCAGAATAAAAATCATTGAAACATCGGTCCTGTCCAACAACTGGTATACGCTAAAAAAAATAACCTATGACTACCGGAAGAGAAACGGCGACTGGGAGCAGCAGTCGCGCGAAGCCTATGACCGGGGCAACGGAGCGGTGGTCCTGTTGTACAACAAAGCGCAGCAGACGGTGGTCCTCACGCGCCAGTTCCGGATGCCGACCTATCTCAACGGCAACGACGACGGTATGCTGATAGAAGCCTGCGCCGGCCTGCTGGACAAAAGTAACCCGGAAGACTGCATCCGCCGGGAGGCTGAAGAAGAGACAGGCTACCGCATTACGGACGTGCAGAAAATATTTGAAGCGTACATGTCGCCCGGCTCTGTGACGGAGATTCTGTATTTCTTTGTGGCATCTTACGACAACACGATGAAAATAAATGACGGCGGGGGACTGGAAGACGAACAGGAAGAGATCGAAGTGCTGGAAATACCTTTTAAAAAAGCGCTGGAGATGGTGGCCGACGGCCGCATCCGCGACGCCAAAACGATCATGCTGCTGCAGTATGCACAATTACACCAGTTGCTCTGA
- a CDS encoding IlvD/Edd family dehydratase: MEATSLRSSQWFARDGKDGFIYRAWLKKQGIPAHELEGKPVIGICNTWSELTPCNSHFRELAESVKRGVIEAGGYPLEFPVMSLGETLIKPTAMLYRNLVSMDVEESVRANPLDGVVLLCGCDKTTPALVMGACSVDLPTIVVSGGSMLTGRHMGRSIGTSDIWRFSEELRSGKMTTEELALAEAGMCRSDGHCAVMGTASTMACMVEALGLSLPQNAAIPAPDAARKVLAHLSGMEIVKMVREDRRLSHILTRQAFENAIMVNAAIGGSTNFVVHLLAIAGRIGVDVTLADIDAWSAEIPLLANLQPSGLYFMEDLYYAGGLPAVMNALLTRLHKDCLTANGKTIGDNYRHATGYNPEVITTLEAPFNNISGIVVLKGNICEEGAVIKPSAATPRLMRHSGPAVVFEDIDDYKRRIDDPALDVDENSILVLKNVGPKGYPGMPEVGNMGLPAKLLAKGVTDMVRISDGRMSGTGFGTVVLHVSPEAAAGGTLAILRDGDIITLDVANRTLHADLSPEEIAARKAAWQPAHPVAARGYVQLYQQHVEQAHLGADLDFLKGGSGSQVTRDSH; the protein is encoded by the coding sequence ATGGAAGCAACATCATTAAGAAGCAGCCAATGGTTTGCCCGTGATGGCAAAGATGGCTTTATATACAGGGCATGGTTAAAGAAACAGGGCATCCCGGCGCATGAACTGGAAGGCAAACCGGTGATCGGCATTTGCAACACCTGGTCGGAGCTGACGCCCTGCAATTCTCATTTCCGGGAGTTGGCCGAGTCGGTAAAGCGCGGTGTGATCGAAGCCGGTGGTTACCCGCTGGAATTCCCCGTGATGTCGCTGGGAGAAACGCTCATCAAGCCTACGGCGATGCTGTACCGCAACCTCGTCAGCATGGACGTGGAAGAGTCTGTACGCGCCAATCCGCTGGACGGCGTGGTGCTGCTCTGTGGTTGTGACAAAACCACGCCGGCGCTGGTCATGGGCGCTTGCAGCGTAGACCTCCCCACCATCGTAGTGTCGGGGGGCTCCATGCTAACGGGCAGGCATATGGGCAGAAGCATCGGCACCAGCGATATATGGCGGTTCAGCGAAGAGCTGCGTTCCGGCAAAATGACTACGGAAGAGCTGGCGCTGGCGGAAGCGGGCATGTGCCGCAGCGACGGCCATTGCGCCGTGATGGGCACCGCCTCCACGATGGCCTGCATGGTGGAAGCCCTGGGGCTCTCCCTGCCGCAGAACGCCGCCATCCCTGCTCCTGATGCGGCGCGTAAAGTGCTGGCGCATCTGTCGGGCATGGAGATTGTGAAAATGGTCAGGGAAGACCGGCGGCTGTCGCACATCCTGACGCGGCAGGCTTTTGAGAATGCCATCATGGTCAATGCCGCCATCGGAGGATCTACCAATTTCGTGGTACACCTGCTGGCCATCGCCGGCCGTATAGGCGTGGACGTAACACTGGCGGACATCGACGCCTGGTCGGCGGAAATACCGCTGCTGGCCAACCTGCAGCCGTCAGGACTGTATTTCATGGAAGACCTCTATTACGCCGGCGGGCTGCCGGCTGTGATGAACGCGCTGCTCACCCGCCTGCATAAAGACTGCCTCACGGCCAATGGTAAAACGATCGGCGACAACTACCGCCACGCCACGGGTTACAACCCCGAAGTCATCACCACGCTGGAAGCCCCGTTTAACAACATCTCCGGCATCGTTGTCCTCAAAGGCAATATCTGCGAGGAAGGCGCCGTTATCAAACCATCCGCCGCCACACCGCGGCTAATGCGCCACAGCGGCCCCGCCGTAGTGTTTGAAGACATCGACGACTACAAACGCCGCATCGACGATCCGGCGCTTGACGTCGACGAAAACAGTATACTGGTATTGAAAAACGTAGGCCCCAAAGGGTATCCCGGCATGCCGGAAGTAGGCAACATGGGATTACCTGCCAAACTGCTGGCCAAAGGCGTTACGGATATGGTGAGGATCTCCGACGGCCGCATGAGCGGTACCGGTTTTGGCACCGTAGTGCTGCATGTGTCCCCGGAAGCGGCTGCCGGCGGTACGCTGGCCATTCTTCGTGACGGCGATATCATCACCCTCGACGTAGCTAACCGCACTCTGCATGCCGACCTGTCGCCGGAAGAAATAGCCGCGCGCAAAGCGGCATGGCAACCGGCGCACCCGGTAGCCGCCAGGGGGTATGTACAGCTGTACCAGCAACATGTGGAACAGGCCCATCTCGGGGCTGACCTCGATTTCCTGAAAGGCGGTTCCGGCAGCCAGGTGACCCGGGACTCGCACTAA
- a CDS encoding DeoR/GlpR family DNA-binding transcription regulator, producing MGFPERKQKILRLLDQHDTREVQEIADALGISAITIRRDLQQLAEEGLLVRTHGGAMKAPALHPFTAFTDKAGTGQERKQYIGRLAAAQVKPGDTIFLDCGSTVFAMCEHLRKTGPLRVITNSLPVLAAFMDCDQITVNLIGGEVDKERKAMHGQRALQHIDSYRGVKAFIGTDGLSVKNGLTAFSEKEASISKAMATQADIVYLLCDSGKIGKDSYLKYAPLTLFDHLITDRQLPASTAAQFKAKGVSVIS from the coding sequence ATGGGATTTCCGGAGCGTAAGCAAAAAATATTGAGACTGCTTGATCAGCACGATACCAGGGAAGTACAGGAAATAGCAGACGCATTGGGCATTTCAGCGATCACCATCCGGCGCGATCTGCAGCAGCTGGCGGAAGAAGGGCTGTTGGTACGCACCCATGGCGGCGCCATGAAAGCGCCGGCGCTGCATCCGTTCACCGCTTTTACCGACAAGGCCGGCACAGGGCAGGAGCGTAAGCAGTACATCGGCCGGCTGGCGGCCGCACAGGTGAAGCCGGGAGACACCATTTTCCTCGATTGCGGCAGCACCGTATTCGCCATGTGCGAACACCTGCGGAAGACAGGGCCGCTGCGGGTGATCACCAACTCGCTCCCGGTGCTGGCGGCTTTTATGGACTGTGACCAGATCACGGTCAATCTCATCGGCGGGGAGGTGGACAAGGAACGTAAAGCCATGCACGGGCAACGTGCATTACAGCATATCGACAGCTATCGCGGGGTAAAAGCTTTCATTGGCACCGACGGGCTGTCGGTGAAAAACGGGCTGACAGCCTTCAGCGAAAAAGAAGCTTCCATCAGCAAAGCCATGGCCACGCAGGCAGACATCGTGTACCTGTTGTGCGACTCCGGCAAAATAGGAAAAGACAGCTACCTCAAATACGCGCCGCTCACCCTGTTCGATCACCTCATTACAGACCGGCAGCTGCCGGCTTCCACAGCAGCGCAGTTCAAAGCCAAAGGCGTCTCTGTCATTAGTTGA
- a CDS encoding Crp/Fnr family transcriptional regulator → MMNIFRHSPLTQEDLDQLQPLMKTVRLEKQDYFIREGQVCRQLAFLSKGILRSFYVKDNGEEITDCIMFEGQLVTAYASLITGAPAFENMQAITECELQVLDRDDLYRLYEENIRWANTGRVFGEQEFVMMEQRIRSFQQYTAKERYEEMVRQHPRMIQQVPLQYLASYLGITPQHLSRLRKS, encoded by the coding sequence ATGATGAATATTTTCCGTCATTCACCACTCACGCAGGAAGACCTGGACCAGCTGCAACCACTGATGAAAACCGTACGGCTGGAAAAACAAGATTATTTTATCCGCGAAGGGCAGGTATGCCGGCAGCTGGCTTTTCTCAGTAAAGGTATCCTGCGCTCTTTTTATGTAAAGGATAACGGAGAGGAGATTACCGACTGTATTATGTTTGAAGGGCAACTGGTAACGGCTTATGCCAGCCTTATCACCGGAGCGCCGGCATTTGAGAATATGCAGGCTATCACGGAATGTGAACTGCAGGTGCTGGACCGCGATGACCTCTACCGGCTATACGAAGAAAATATCCGCTGGGCCAATACCGGCCGTGTGTTCGGGGAACAGGAATTTGTGATGATGGAACAGCGTATCCGCTCTTTTCAACAGTACACCGCCAAAGAACGTTACGAGGAAATGGTGCGCCAGCACCCGCGCATGATTCAACAGGTACCCCTGCAATACCTCGCTTCTTACCTCGGCATCACGCCGCAGCACCTGAGCCGCCTGCGTAAAAGTTAA
- a CDS encoding DEAD/DEAH box helicase — protein sequence MINDAWYLQRYQSQPDSVRLVMDVLSIYLYPLDKHTLFDAVRLLTSPSRPELEDMLLDLREQELLQMNVNGHYSLPPALSFQLLPANIVRPDYQPVADRTGRAVHAFYSVNARLQDLQQLLVAWFTGDRYLLAPPIRRMEMELAEYQPWISYLLFFPAYDGLLKLFSETAVDSIFSFAVKYHLLQLPPMEELQALQERSGGRFPELLLLQGDLHTAFGDTTADELFAKALVTLYQGQPAAALTAFEKGIKRQRQEDKKNTLPVSPLFAFYYALTLTLLPGEKSNPIVQKLLTAYERKLFAAVTPAVCLLYLHAGRKEKAENLLLLLLERNEQPLLSYLSVIALQLLHPRSKLLVTFRVQADVLLRRGMEHHYRLLTYEYLYLFRDAGYAGYASAFTAAGAAVRYEPVLSQIKITADWERLLNTLLAPDDIAGKPKPAPVHRLIYLVDFNYYKLQPVVQASNGDGTWSSGRNVPLKKLKEGKAEAMTEQDQRISTTIQKDHYYNHDGENYSFDNRVWEELAGHPFLFLDDEPTVPVEIVKGQPELMVNYNGKGYTFTANIDDYSSELVFVKETPTRLKVIRLSPQQRKVLQTLSQVPVVPAEGREKLLQVLKSIGAHLTVHSELGDGSVNIRKREGDARIVIQLLPFGAGIKAGLFVKPFTLDPPYCKPGAGAAHIIGISNGERWQANRNLELEKNNGTRLLEMIQQIVPQELVADTLVFEDPADCLELLDLIHSYPELVRAEWPEGERYQVKDQVNFSHVALSLKEKGHWFLCDAEIRVDENLVITFRELLDTKRIVKKRFLALDNGEYLSLTADLRKRINELASIAMQGPQGIAIPRFAASMLDDWLQQAGQAEVDEAWQAFIRKRDTAMDLHPEIPVTLQTTLRPYQEEGFRWMTHLAAWGAGACLADDMGLGKTVQAIALLLYRAAEGPALVISPASVLPNWVNELSRFAPSLHIIQLQPGKRAAQLKNTGALDVVIATYGILQQDAQLFAGVHWSTAVLDEAHTIKNYQTKTSKAAMALQADFRLMLTGTPIQNHMGEIWNLFNFLNPGLLGTLDHFNEQFVFPSVRNPESTVKQHLKRLLAPFLLRRTKTAVLEELPPKTEITRLVEMSYEEMSFYEAIRRKAVENLAVPEENLGRRQMKALAEISRLRMAACHPQLVDGESSITSSKLNVFLEIVQELIDNNHRALVFSQFVRHLELVKAALGQRGITCLYLDGSTPIPQREQLVRDFQAGSGQLFLISLKAGGVGLNLTAADYVVHLDPWWNPAIEEQASDRAHRIGQTRPVTIYRLVAQHTIEEKIIALHNSKRDLADRLLEGSDQSGRLSAEELMELINYE from the coding sequence ATGATCAACGACGCCTGGTATTTGCAACGTTACCAGTCCCAGCCCGATTCGGTGCGGCTGGTCATGGACGTGCTCTCCATATATCTTTACCCGTTAGACAAACACACCTTGTTTGATGCGGTCCGTTTACTCACTTCCCCGTCGCGGCCGGAGCTGGAAGACATGCTGCTGGACCTGCGGGAGCAGGAACTGCTGCAGATGAATGTCAACGGACATTACAGCCTGCCGCCGGCACTGAGCTTTCAGCTGTTGCCTGCCAACATTGTACGGCCCGATTATCAACCGGTGGCAGACCGCACCGGCCGTGCCGTCCACGCGTTCTATTCTGTCAACGCGCGGTTGCAGGACCTGCAGCAGTTGCTGGTGGCATGGTTTACCGGCGACCGTTACCTGCTGGCGCCGCCCATCCGCAGGATGGAGATGGAGCTGGCGGAATATCAGCCGTGGATATCTTACCTGTTGTTTTTCCCGGCTTATGACGGACTGCTGAAACTGTTCTCCGAAACCGCCGTGGACAGCATTTTTTCGTTTGCGGTAAAATACCACCTGCTGCAACTGCCGCCCATGGAGGAACTCCAGGCTTTGCAGGAACGCAGCGGCGGCCGTTTCCCGGAACTGCTATTGCTGCAGGGCGATCTGCATACCGCCTTCGGAGATACAACCGCCGACGAACTGTTTGCCAAAGCGCTGGTGACGCTGTACCAGGGCCAACCGGCGGCGGCGCTGACAGCTTTCGAAAAAGGTATCAAACGCCAACGGCAGGAGGACAAAAAAAACACGCTGCCCGTTTCCCCGCTCTTTGCCTTTTATTATGCGCTGACATTGACGTTGCTGCCCGGTGAAAAAAGTAATCCGATCGTACAGAAACTGCTCACCGCCTATGAACGGAAACTTTTTGCGGCGGTTACCCCTGCTGTCTGCCTGCTGTACCTGCATGCGGGCAGAAAAGAAAAAGCGGAGAACCTGTTGCTGTTGTTACTGGAGAGAAACGAACAGCCACTGCTGAGCTATCTCTCTGTGATAGCGCTGCAGCTGCTGCATCCGCGCAGCAAACTGCTGGTCACTTTCCGCGTGCAGGCAGATGTACTGCTGCGCCGGGGCATGGAGCATCACTACCGGTTACTTACCTACGAATATTTATACCTTTTCCGCGATGCCGGTTACGCCGGCTATGCGTCCGCATTTACTGCCGCCGGCGCCGCCGTGCGCTATGAGCCGGTATTATCGCAGATAAAAATTACGGCCGACTGGGAGCGGCTGCTCAACACGCTGCTGGCGCCGGATGATATTGCCGGCAAGCCGAAACCTGCGCCGGTACACCGGCTGATCTACCTCGTGGATTTTAATTATTACAAGCTGCAACCGGTAGTGCAGGCGTCCAACGGCGACGGCACCTGGAGCAGCGGCCGAAACGTGCCGCTCAAAAAACTGAAGGAAGGAAAGGCGGAAGCCATGACGGAACAGGACCAGCGCATCAGCACCACGATACAAAAAGATCATTACTATAACCACGACGGAGAAAATTATTCTTTCGATAACCGCGTATGGGAAGAACTGGCTGGCCACCCCTTCCTGTTCCTGGACGACGAACCAACCGTACCGGTGGAAATCGTAAAAGGACAGCCGGAGCTCATGGTGAACTATAACGGTAAAGGATATACGTTTACTGCCAATATCGACGATTATAGCAGTGAACTGGTGTTTGTAAAAGAAACACCCACCCGGCTGAAAGTCATCCGCCTCTCGCCACAGCAGCGCAAAGTATTGCAGACACTGTCGCAGGTGCCGGTAGTGCCGGCGGAAGGGAGGGAGAAGCTCCTGCAGGTGCTGAAGAGCATCGGCGCTCACCTGACGGTACATTCCGAACTGGGAGACGGCTCGGTCAATATCCGCAAGCGCGAAGGCGATGCGCGTATAGTCATCCAGCTGTTGCCTTTCGGAGCTGGTATCAAAGCGGGCTTGTTCGTGAAACCGTTTACGCTGGACCCGCCGTATTGCAAGCCTGGCGCAGGCGCGGCCCATATCATCGGCATCAGCAACGGCGAACGCTGGCAGGCCAACCGCAACCTGGAGCTGGAGAAAAACAACGGGACGCGGCTGCTTGAGATGATACAACAGATTGTTCCGCAGGAACTGGTGGCAGACACGCTGGTGTTCGAAGACCCGGCCGACTGCCTCGAACTGCTGGACCTGATACATAGCTACCCTGAACTGGTGCGTGCCGAATGGCCCGAGGGCGAACGGTACCAGGTGAAAGACCAGGTGAACTTCTCCCATGTGGCGCTGTCCCTGAAAGAGAAAGGGCACTGGTTCCTCTGCGATGCTGAAATACGGGTAGACGAAAACCTGGTGATCACCTTCCGGGAGCTGCTGGACACCAAACGTATCGTGAAGAAACGTTTCCTTGCACTGGACAACGGCGAGTACCTGTCGCTGACGGCCGACTTACGTAAACGGATCAACGAACTGGCGAGTATCGCCATGCAGGGGCCGCAGGGGATCGCTATCCCGCGCTTCGCGGCCTCTATGCTGGACGACTGGTTACAGCAGGCCGGTCAGGCAGAAGTAGATGAAGCCTGGCAGGCGTTTATCCGTAAGCGTGATACCGCGATGGACCTGCATCCGGAAATACCGGTCACCCTGCAGACAACCTTACGGCCCTACCAGGAAGAAGGTTTCCGCTGGATGACGCACCTGGCGGCATGGGGCGCCGGGGCCTGCCTGGCAGACGATATGGGCCTTGGTAAAACCGTACAGGCGATCGCGTTATTACTGTACCGTGCCGCAGAAGGACCGGCGCTGGTGATCAGCCCAGCGTCGGTATTGCCTAACTGGGTCAATGAACTCAGCCGTTTTGCGCCGTCCCTGCATATTATACAGCTGCAGCCCGGTAAGCGGGCCGCCCAGCTGAAAAATACCGGTGCGTTAGACGTGGTGATAGCCACCTACGGCATTCTGCAACAGGACGCGCAGCTGTTTGCCGGCGTACACTGGAGCACCGCGGTGCTGGACGAAGCGCATACCATCAAGAACTATCAGACCAAAACATCCAAAGCCGCGATGGCATTACAGGCGGATTTCCGCCTGATGCTAACCGGCACGCCTATACAAAATCATATGGGCGAGATATGGAACCTCTTTAATTTCCTCAATCCCGGTTTACTCGGCACACTGGACCATTTCAACGAACAGTTTGTGTTCCCCAGCGTACGTAACCCGGAGAGCACGGTAAAGCAGCACCTGAAGCGGTTGCTGGCGCCTTTCCTGCTGCGCCGTACCAAGACCGCCGTACTGGAGGAGCTGCCGCCCAAAACGGAGATCACGCGGCTGGTGGAGATGTCTTACGAGGAGATGTCGTTTTATGAAGCGATACGCCGCAAGGCCGTGGAGAACCTGGCCGTGCCCGAAGAGAACCTGGGCCGCCGGCAGATGAAAGCGCTGGCGGAGATCAGCCGTCTGCGGATGGCCGCCTGTCACCCGCAGCTGGTAGACGGAGAGAGCAGTATCACTTCTTCCAAGCTTAACGTGTTCCTGGAGATAGTGCAGGAGCTGATTGACAATAACCACCGTGCGCTGGTGTTCAGCCAGTTTGTGCGTCACCTGGAGCTGGTGAAAGCGGCGCTCGGACAACGGGGCATTACCTGCCTGTATCTCGACGGGTCTACGCCGATACCGCAGCGGGAGCAGCTGGTGCGAGACTTCCAGGCTGGCAGCGGGCAGCTGTTCCTTATCAGCCTCAAAGCCGGCGGGGTAGGGCTGAACCTGACCGCGGCGGATTATGTGGTGCACCTGGACCCGTGGTGGAACCCGGCCATCGAAGAACAGGCGTCCGACAGGGCGCACCGTATCGGGCAAACCAGGCCGGTCACGATCTACCGCCTGGTGGCGCAACATACCATCGAAGAAAAAATCATTGCGCTGCACAACAGCAAACGCGACCTTGCAGACCGTCTGCTGGAAGGCAGCGACCAGTCCGGCCGCCTCTCCGCGGAGGAGCTGATGGAGCTTATCAATTACGAATGA